In Cedecea neteri, a single genomic region encodes these proteins:
- a CDS encoding iron-siderophore ABC transporter substrate-binding protein, which translates to MLSRRRLLTFALAAPFIGAAGAVSGPPQRLAVLDWGLTELILALGVTPQSVSAPDWYRKLIGTPELPASVVDIGLLFQPNLETLYALKPDLIVITPGHTLLKPQLERITPTLTLPTGSLAEWQISLDKLAVVLQRQAQARAVTAAFEQAALRARESASAYQRPLFIATPVDALHMRLYGAGSLAGDVLSRCGFSNAWHGGVNAQGEAMVELTRIGADNAGLILLPEDGQWPQIQRWQSSLLWQRLPLTSQTQLAFPAQKFNSGGALVTATRIADALGQIVAGWQHG; encoded by the coding sequence ATGCTTTCTCGCAGACGTTTACTGACCTTTGCGCTGGCCGCCCCGTTTATCGGGGCGGCTGGTGCCGTTTCCGGGCCTCCACAGCGTCTGGCGGTGCTGGACTGGGGGCTGACCGAGCTAATTCTGGCGCTCGGCGTGACGCCGCAGTCTGTATCGGCACCTGACTGGTACCGCAAGCTGATAGGCACACCGGAGTTGCCTGCCAGCGTGGTGGATATTGGCCTGCTATTTCAGCCAAACCTCGAAACCCTGTATGCGCTGAAGCCCGATCTGATCGTTATCACGCCGGGCCATACGCTGCTTAAGCCGCAGCTGGAGCGCATTACGCCCACGCTGACTCTGCCAACCGGCAGCCTCGCCGAATGGCAAATTTCCCTCGATAAGCTGGCTGTTGTACTCCAGCGCCAGGCCCAGGCTCGTGCCGTCACTGCGGCCTTTGAACAGGCTGCGCTTCGCGCCAGAGAATCCGCCTCGGCTTATCAACGCCCGCTGTTTATCGCCACGCCGGTAGACGCGCTGCATATGCGGCTTTACGGCGCGGGCAGCCTCGCCGGAGATGTGCTGTCGCGCTGTGGTTTCAGCAACGCCTGGCACGGCGGCGTTAACGCGCAGGGCGAGGCGATGGTCGAGCTGACGCGCATTGGCGCAGACAATGCCGGGCTGATTCTTTTGCCGGAGGACGGGCAATGGCCGCAGATCCAACGCTGGCAGAGTTCACTGCTTTGGCAGCGCCTGCCGCTCACCTCTCAGACTCAGCTGGCTTTCCCGGCGCAAAAATTCAATTCCGGCGGTGCGCTGGTGACGGCCACGCGCATTGCCGACGCATTGGGGCAAATCGTAGCGGGGTGGCAGCATGGCTGA
- a CDS encoding ABC transporter permease, which produces MKNFILRRLLQTLPMLLLASFIIFMLFAKTPGDFIDGNITLTAARAAELKAIYGLDQPLFTRYLHWLGQLLTGDLGFSLQYQIPVSQLLNQYIWNSFLLASIALVFYWGIGLAVGIVSAMRPNSLFDHLVSVLVFAAMSFPTFFLCLLLIKWFAVDLHWLPVGGMTNTGSDATGWAYVVQVAAHLVLPVLALVMLQAGSLTRYFRASMLDVVKMDFIRTARAKGLRERTVILKHALRNALLPIITLLGFELPGLFSGAIITEKVFNWPGAGHIHIDSLAARDYPVLMGFTLFLAVLTILGNLIADVLYAWADPRIRVRS; this is translated from the coding sequence ATGAAAAATTTTATTCTGCGCCGCCTGCTGCAAACCCTGCCGATGCTGCTGCTCGCCTCGTTTATCATCTTCATGCTGTTCGCGAAAACGCCCGGCGATTTTATCGACGGTAATATTACGCTTACCGCCGCCCGTGCTGCCGAGCTAAAAGCGATTTATGGCCTCGACCAGCCGCTGTTCACCCGCTATCTCCACTGGCTAGGACAACTGCTGACGGGAGACCTGGGTTTCTCTCTGCAATATCAAATCCCCGTTAGCCAATTGCTGAACCAGTACATCTGGAACTCTTTCCTGCTGGCCTCCATCGCGCTGGTGTTTTACTGGGGGATTGGTCTGGCGGTAGGGATTGTTTCGGCCATGAGGCCCAATTCGCTGTTTGACCATCTGGTGAGCGTGCTGGTGTTCGCCGCCATGTCTTTCCCGACCTTTTTCCTCTGCCTGCTGCTGATCAAATGGTTCGCGGTGGATCTGCACTGGCTGCCGGTCGGCGGCATGACCAACACCGGCAGCGACGCCACCGGCTGGGCCTACGTCGTGCAGGTTGCCGCCCACCTTGTGCTGCCCGTGCTCGCACTGGTGATGCTGCAGGCGGGCAGCCTGACGCGCTACTTCCGCGCCAGCATGCTGGACGTAGTGAAGATGGACTTTATCCGCACCGCCCGCGCCAAAGGGCTGCGCGAACGCACCGTAATTCTTAAACACGCCCTGCGCAATGCGCTGCTGCCGATCATCACCCTGCTGGGCTTTGAGCTGCCGGGGCTGTTCTCCGGGGCAATCATTACCGAAAAAGTCTTTAACTGGCCAGGCGCCGGCCACATTCATATTGATTCCCTCGCCGCCCGTGATTACCCGGTGCTGATGGGTTTCACGCTGTTTCTGGCGGTACTGACAATCCTCGGCAACCTGATTGCCGATGTGCTTTACGCGTGGGCAGACCCGCGCATTCGGGTGAGGTCGTGA
- a CDS encoding ABC transporter ATP-binding protein, translating into MNTQYVIEVEGLKKHFPLRDGLFGQQTGELRAVDGVSFNIRQGTIFGLVGESGSGKTTVGRTLLGLYDKTAGSVKYRGKELSELSAKESRALRPKIQLVFQDPYSSLNPRIRVGDAIGEAMLEHKLCTRAELRDKVLEVMKICGLAPQHYNRFPHEFSGGQRQRIGIARALILNPDFIIADEPISALDVSIQAQIINLFSDLRDERGVTFLFISHDLGVVEHLCDDVAVMYLGQLVETASRDVLFSRPLHPYTQALLAAVPTLDPDSEPVAAIQGEIPDPSRPPSGCRFSSRCPLVTDRCRQEVPALREVGDAHRVACHLV; encoded by the coding sequence GTGAACACTCAGTACGTTATTGAAGTCGAAGGGCTCAAAAAACACTTCCCGCTGCGCGACGGGCTGTTCGGCCAGCAAACCGGCGAGCTGCGCGCGGTGGACGGCGTCAGCTTTAACATTCGCCAGGGCACCATTTTCGGCCTCGTGGGCGAGTCCGGCAGCGGGAAAACCACCGTCGGCCGCACCCTGCTCGGCCTGTATGACAAAACCGCCGGTAGCGTGAAGTATCGCGGCAAAGAACTGAGTGAACTGAGCGCCAAGGAGTCGCGGGCATTGCGCCCCAAAATCCAGCTCGTTTTCCAGGATCCTTACAGCTCGCTAAACCCGCGCATCCGCGTGGGCGATGCCATCGGCGAAGCGATGCTGGAGCACAAGCTGTGTACCCGCGCCGAACTGCGGGACAAGGTGCTGGAAGTGATGAAAATTTGTGGCCTGGCGCCTCAGCATTACAACCGTTTCCCGCATGAGTTTTCTGGCGGCCAGCGCCAGCGCATTGGCATCGCCCGCGCGCTGATCCTTAACCCAGATTTTATTATTGCGGACGAACCGATCTCGGCGCTCGACGTCTCCATTCAGGCGCAAATCATCAACCTGTTTTCCGATCTGCGCGACGAACGCGGCGTGACGTTTCTGTTTATTTCGCACGATCTCGGCGTGGTGGAACACCTCTGCGACGACGTCGCGGTGATGTATCTCGGCCAACTGGTGGAAACCGCCAGCCGCGACGTGCTGTTCAGCCGACCGCTGCACCCCTATACGCAGGCGCTGTTAGCAGCCGTCCCGACGCTGGACCCGGACAGCGAGCCGGTAGCCGCCATTCAGGGCGAAATCCCCGATCCTTCTCGCCCTCCTTCCGGCTGCCGTTTCTCTTCGCGCTGCCCGCTAGTCACCGACCGCTGCCGCCAGGAAGTCCCGGCGCTGCGGGAAGTGGGCGACGCCCACCGCGTCGCGTGTCATTTGGTGTAG
- the opp4C gene encoding oligopeptide ABC transporter permease, translating into MLSSLFSTNRRLRKAEIPALAQVTPSPWRQAWQALRRNRLAMFCLILLIVMAIWCALGPLWSPWKDDATDALMINKPPGEIHWLGTDFLGRDVYTRLLLAGRISLIIGLLTMLLSVTLGYLLGAVSGYLGGWTDKLIMRLADLVMTIPSLPLLIVAGAMLSELDFSPDSRIYMVVIMLSLLEWPKLARLVRGQILSLRERDFMLATRVLGLSARRRLFGHLLPNTIPILVVMATMAVANAILMESALSYLGLGVVPPTPSWGNMMDSANSLIDFQRRPWLWMPPGIAIFITVIAINVLGDGLRDALDPKMKRGAK; encoded by the coding sequence ATGCTCAGCTCTCTGTTTTCTACTAACCGCCGTCTGCGCAAGGCCGAAATTCCGGCGCTGGCACAGGTGACACCTTCCCCGTGGCGCCAGGCCTGGCAGGCGCTGAGGCGCAACCGCCTGGCGATGTTCTGCCTGATTCTGCTGATAGTGATGGCAATCTGGTGCGCCCTGGGGCCGCTCTGGTCGCCGTGGAAGGACGACGCCACCGACGCCCTGATGATCAACAAGCCGCCGGGCGAAATCCACTGGCTGGGCACCGACTTCCTCGGGCGCGATGTTTACACCCGCCTGTTGCTGGCCGGGCGCATCTCATTAATTATCGGCCTGCTGACCATGCTGCTCTCGGTCACCCTCGGCTACCTGCTCGGCGCGGTTTCCGGCTATCTCGGCGGCTGGACCGACAAACTGATTATGCGCCTGGCAGACCTGGTGATGACCATTCCCAGCCTGCCGCTGCTGATTGTCGCGGGTGCGATGCTGTCGGAGCTCGACTTCTCGCCGGACTCGCGCATTTACATGGTGGTTATCATGCTGAGCCTGCTGGAGTGGCCGAAGCTGGCGCGCCTGGTGCGCGGGCAAATCCTCTCCCTGCGCGAGCGCGACTTTATGCTGGCGACCCGCGTATTAGGCCTTTCCGCCCGTCGCCGCCTGTTCGGGCACCTGCTGCCGAATACCATTCCGATTCTGGTAGTGATGGCGACGATGGCGGTAGCCAACGCTATTCTGATGGAGTCAGCGCTGAGCTACCTCGGCCTCGGCGTCGTGCCGCCCACGCCTTCGTGGGGCAACATGATGGACAGCGCCAACAGCCTGATCGACTTCCAGCGCCGCCCGTGGCTGTGGATGCCGCCGGGCATCGCCATTTTTATCACCGTGATCGCCATTAACGTGCTGGGCGACGGCCTGCGCGATGCGCTGGATCCGAAAATGAAGCGAGGCGCGAAATGA
- the fhuB gene encoding Fe(3+)-hydroxamate ABC transporter permease FhuB, whose amino-acid sequence MAETGKTTASWLLIAGLWLASIVMALQNVAQYGGLLHGLNVLFSSQMPDAQAVILHAMWFPRQVMALLGGAVLALCGWLMQRALRNPLAEPITLGMTSGATLALGVASMWFPATLLSARTGVVIAGEVAALLLVLLLSWRQRLSPLVMIQAGMLVNLWCGSLTMIMAVINDRFLLSVLMWGGGSLAQQDWGGVTAILPWLGLCGLALLLLLRPLALLRLPEAMVSSLGASPLLIRSAAMALALVMSALIINSVGVIGFIGLAAPHLARLGGARTTRQMLSHSLLIGAGLLWFTDLCVSRVTLLDGQLLPVGMLTALTGGPLLILLAGKARHQVLDTTPSAYEGEAGGVRFPAGMAFALLLVAVVLSLFVGQGLHGWHWTTLAEQPALLPMRLPRLLAALSAGALLAAAGVLMQRVSGNPLASPEILGIGGGAAMGVTAFLLLFPAGGTGLMILSSAAGALISLLVTLWSSRQSAFNPQRVLLNGLALNALFQAIASIVMLNNRQASSMLLQLMTGSTYYVNNGIAIGVFFAMLLLLAVSPLCKRWLLLLPLGQVSGSLGVNVARARISVLALAALMTGLATLIVGPVSFVGLLGPHLARKAGAKRPMAQLFTAALLSALIMVLADWMGRNFLYPRQLPVGLVASLVGVPLLVWPLIRSRAHTHQQ is encoded by the coding sequence ATGGCTGAGACGGGAAAAACAACGGCTTCCTGGCTGCTGATCGCCGGGCTTTGGCTGGCGAGCATCGTCATGGCGCTGCAAAACGTCGCGCAGTACGGCGGGCTTCTGCACGGCCTGAACGTGCTGTTTAGCTCGCAAATGCCTGACGCGCAGGCGGTGATCCTGCACGCCATGTGGTTCCCGCGTCAGGTGATGGCCTTGCTCGGCGGCGCTGTACTGGCCCTTTGCGGCTGGCTGATGCAGCGGGCGCTGCGCAACCCGCTGGCGGAGCCGATTACCCTCGGCATGACCTCTGGCGCGACGCTGGCTTTGGGCGTGGCGTCGATGTGGTTCCCGGCCACGCTGCTGTCGGCGCGAACTGGGGTAGTGATTGCCGGGGAAGTTGCCGCTTTGCTGCTGGTGTTGCTGCTTTCATGGCGGCAGCGCCTGTCGCCGTTAGTGATGATTCAGGCGGGAATGCTGGTCAACCTGTGGTGCGGCTCGCTGACCATGATCATGGCGGTGATCAACGACCGTTTTCTGCTGTCGGTGCTGATGTGGGGCGGCGGCTCGCTGGCACAGCAGGACTGGGGTGGCGTGACGGCGATTCTGCCCTGGCTCGGGCTGTGCGGCCTGGCGTTATTGCTGTTGCTGCGCCCGCTGGCGCTGCTCAGGCTGCCGGAGGCGATGGTGAGTAGCTTAGGCGCATCCCCGCTGCTGATCCGTTCGGCGGCGATGGCGTTGGCTTTGGTGATGAGTGCCTTAATCATTAATAGCGTCGGGGTGATTGGCTTTATCGGCCTGGCCGCCCCGCACCTGGCGCGCTTAGGCGGGGCACGTACCACCCGGCAAATGCTCAGCCACTCGCTGCTTATCGGGGCAGGTTTGCTGTGGTTCACCGATCTGTGCGTCAGCCGTGTCACGCTGCTGGACGGGCAGCTGCTGCCGGTGGGGATGTTAACTGCCCTGACCGGCGGGCCGCTGCTGATCCTGCTGGCGGGCAAGGCCCGGCATCAGGTGCTGGACACCACACCTTCGGCTTACGAAGGCGAAGCGGGCGGCGTGCGGTTTCCGGCGGGCATGGCTTTTGCGCTGCTGCTGGTGGCTGTTGTGCTGTCGCTGTTTGTCGGGCAGGGGCTGCACGGCTGGCACTGGACGACGCTCGCGGAACAACCTGCTTTGCTGCCGATGCGCCTGCCGCGCCTGCTGGCGGCATTGAGTGCCGGGGCTTTGCTGGCGGCGGCGGGCGTGTTGATGCAGCGCGTCAGCGGCAACCCGTTGGCAAGCCCGGAGATCCTCGGCATCGGCGGCGGGGCGGCGATGGGCGTGACGGCATTTCTGCTGCTGTTCCCGGCGGGTGGAACGGGGCTGATGATCCTCAGCAGCGCCGCCGGGGCGCTGATCAGCCTGCTGGTGACGCTGTGGAGCAGCCGCCAGAGCGCCTTTAACCCGCAGCGGGTGCTGCTCAACGGCCTGGCGCTGAACGCCCTGTTTCAGGCCATCGCCAGCATTGTGATGCTGAATAACCGCCAGGCCAGTTCGATGCTGCTGCAGCTGATGACCGGCAGCACCTACTACGTCAATAACGGCATCGCCATCGGCGTGTTCTTCGCCATGTTGCTGCTGCTGGCGGTTTCTCCCCTGTGCAAACGCTGGCTGCTGCTGCTGCCGCTCGGGCAGGTGAGCGGCTCGCTGGGCGTGAATGTCGCCAGGGCGAGGATTAGCGTACTGGCGCTGGCTGCACTGATGACCGGACTGGCCACGCTGATCGTCGGGCCGGTGTCGTTTGTCGGGCTGCTGGGGCCGCATCTGGCGCGTAAAGCTGGCGCGAAACGCCCGATGGCGCAGTTGTTCACCGCCGCGCTGTTGTCCGCGCTGATTATGGTGCTGGCGGACTGGATGGGCCGCAATTTTCTTTATCCGCGTCAGCTGCCTGTAGGGCTGGTGGCGTCGCTGGTCGGCGTACCGCTGCTGGTATGGCCGCTGATCCGTAGCCGGGCGCATACACATCAACAATAG
- a CDS encoding ABC transporter ATP-binding protein, protein MNEALIEFNNLSLSFAGEQGRVRAVQDVSFTVHAGQTVGVVGESGCGKSVTAMSLMGLLPPQAARIDGGEILFQGKNLLGLKPAQMADLRGNELAMIFQEPMTALNPVLTIGDQLCEPLLRHWGETPKAAWQLATQMLTDVGLARAESLMASYPHQLSGGMLQRVMIAMALSCRPKLLIADEPTTALDVTVQAQILRLLRDQARQHHMALMLITHDLGVIAQMAEHVVVMYAGRIVEQGPTAEVLRHPLHPYTKGLIASRPVPGERRRRLYSIPGQVPDLAALPPYCAFTDRCERATERCRQGIPALLGQQRQAACFYSELAESAS, encoded by the coding sequence ATGAACGAAGCGCTGATTGAGTTTAATAACCTTTCTCTCTCCTTCGCCGGAGAACAGGGCCGCGTGCGCGCCGTGCAGGACGTGTCGTTTACCGTTCATGCCGGGCAAACCGTTGGCGTCGTCGGCGAGTCAGGCTGCGGTAAAAGCGTGACCGCCATGTCGCTGATGGGCTTACTCCCTCCACAGGCGGCTCGTATCGACGGCGGCGAAATCCTGTTTCAGGGAAAAAACCTGCTGGGCCTGAAACCTGCGCAGATGGCAGATTTGCGCGGCAACGAACTGGCGATGATTTTCCAGGAGCCGATGACCGCCCTGAACCCGGTGCTGACTATCGGCGACCAGCTTTGCGAGCCGCTGCTCCGCCACTGGGGCGAAACACCCAAAGCCGCCTGGCAGCTGGCGACACAAATGCTGACCGACGTCGGGCTGGCGCGAGCGGAAAGCCTGATGGCCAGCTACCCACACCAGCTTTCCGGCGGGATGCTGCAGCGCGTGATGATCGCCATGGCGCTGAGCTGCCGGCCAAAGCTGCTGATCGCCGATGAGCCGACCACGGCGCTGGACGTCACCGTTCAGGCGCAGATCCTGCGTCTATTGCGGGATCAGGCGCGCCAGCACCATATGGCGCTGATGCTGATCACCCACGATCTCGGCGTTATAGCCCAAATGGCGGAACACGTCGTGGTGATGTATGCCGGGCGCATCGTCGAGCAGGGGCCAACGGCGGAGGTGCTCCGCCATCCGCTGCATCCATATACCAAAGGGCTGATTGCTTCCCGGCCTGTTCCCGGCGAACGCCGCCGCAGGCTCTATTCGATTCCCGGCCAGGTGCCCGATTTAGCCGCCCTGCCGCCTTACTGCGCCTTCACCGATCGCTGCGAACGCGCCACCGAGCGCTGCCGCCAGGGCATTCCGGCGCTACTCGGGCAGCAGCGACAGGCCGCCTGTTTTTACAGTGAGTTAGCGGAGTCCGCATCGTGA
- a CDS encoding TonB-dependent siderophore receptor, with product MKQGGWVNGNMPLKALSCAVFAACAGFAHAADKPAAQDSTMVVTAMAPSSSGQEDETNVVAHEAVAGTKSSSLISRTPQSISVVTQAQIAAMAAKNIPQTLRYVAGVSSEDAGPDTRFDTIMVRGFEADEYLDGLRLPREAWWSRPAWDPFLLSRIEVVKGPASVLYGQANPGGVVNLVSKTPQAQPGGQVYVSAGNNSQFGTGFDVTGPLTDSKEWLGRVAGTFFDTKTQVDHTRYQHYDIAPSVTWQPNDRTSLTLLAQLRQDPDTGFYNMLPVKGTLVNNPNGNIGTHFYGGQPGFDTYTRRQGSIGYQFRTELNDNITLRQNVRYISSSADYRMVYPFGTYPTQPLVDRYSMNLTETMSNFAADNQGEFRFDTGPVSHTALLGVDVMHSSVRSQAGYGDASPLNYLNPDYSTPVEIPAFTSNSHSTMDQTGLYLQDQLALDNWVMSLAGRYDSAQTKATNLLDGTHQTRNDYATTGRAGLLYHFDNGIAPYISYSTSFVPSAGTDFNGNAFKPTKGKQTEVGLKYDPVGMDALFTLALFDLRQTNVATPDPDHVNYSVQTGEIRSRGIELEGKVNVTPAWQILASYSLTDPEVLKANDGSEGKHPMGISRNLAKLWSQYAFSGPLDGFSLGGGVRYVGPSYATTDNSLQVPGATVYDARIGWQYRQWQVALNAANLTNKTYLAACQNNGCEYAVKRQYVATLSYQW from the coding sequence AACATGCCTTTAAAGGCGTTAAGTTGTGCGGTCTTTGCGGCGTGCGCGGGCTTTGCCCATGCAGCGGACAAACCGGCGGCACAGGACAGCACGATGGTTGTTACGGCCATGGCACCTTCTTCTTCCGGGCAGGAAGATGAAACCAATGTGGTGGCACATGAGGCGGTGGCTGGCACTAAATCCAGCTCGCTGATTAGCCGCACACCGCAGAGTATTTCGGTGGTAACCCAGGCTCAAATCGCGGCCATGGCGGCAAAAAATATTCCCCAGACGCTGCGCTACGTCGCAGGCGTCTCCTCGGAAGATGCCGGCCCGGATACCCGCTTTGACACCATCATGGTGCGCGGCTTTGAAGCCGACGAATATCTGGACGGCCTGCGCCTGCCGCGCGAAGCCTGGTGGAGCCGCCCGGCGTGGGACCCGTTCCTGCTCTCCCGTATTGAAGTGGTCAAAGGCCCGGCTTCGGTGCTCTACGGCCAGGCGAATCCCGGCGGCGTGGTGAACCTTGTCAGCAAAACGCCGCAGGCCCAGCCGGGCGGCCAGGTTTATGTCAGCGCCGGAAATAACAGCCAGTTTGGCACCGGCTTTGACGTCACCGGCCCGCTGACCGACAGCAAAGAGTGGCTCGGCCGCGTGGCGGGCACTTTCTTCGACACCAAAACTCAGGTCGATCACACCCGCTACCAGCACTACGACATTGCTCCGTCCGTGACCTGGCAGCCAAACGATCGCACCAGCCTGACGCTGCTGGCCCAGCTGCGCCAGGATCCGGACACTGGTTTCTACAACATGCTGCCGGTCAAAGGCACGCTGGTGAACAACCCGAACGGTAACATTGGCACCCATTTCTACGGCGGCCAGCCGGGCTTTGATACCTACACCCGCAGGCAGGGCAGCATCGGCTATCAGTTCCGTACCGAATTGAACGATAACATTACGCTGCGTCAGAACGTGCGCTACATCAGCAGCAGCGCCGATTACCGCATGGTGTACCCGTTCGGGACGTACCCAACCCAGCCGCTGGTTGACCGCTACTCCATGAACCTCACCGAAACGATGAGCAACTTTGCGGCGGATAACCAGGGCGAGTTCCGCTTTGATACCGGCCCGGTGTCGCACACCGCGCTGCTCGGCGTTGACGTGATGCACTCCTCGGTGCGCAGCCAGGCGGGCTACGGCGACGCCTCGCCGCTGAATTACCTCAACCCGGACTACAGCACCCCGGTGGAGATCCCGGCGTTTACCAGCAACAGCCATTCGACGATGGATCAAACTGGGCTGTACCTGCAGGATCAGCTGGCGCTGGACAACTGGGTGATGAGCCTGGCCGGGCGGTATGACAGCGCGCAGACCAAAGCCACCAACCTGCTGGACGGTACTCACCAGACGCGCAACGACTACGCCACCACCGGCCGCGCGGGGCTGCTGTACCACTTTGATAACGGCATTGCGCCGTACATCAGTTACTCGACCTCGTTTGTGCCGAGCGCCGGCACCGACTTTAACGGCAATGCGTTTAAGCCAACCAAAGGCAAGCAGACCGAAGTCGGGCTGAAGTACGATCCGGTCGGAATGGACGCGCTGTTTACCCTGGCGCTGTTCGATCTGCGTCAGACCAACGTCGCCACGCCGGATCCCGATCACGTGAACTACAGCGTGCAGACCGGGGAGATCCGCTCCCGTGGGATCGAGCTGGAAGGAAAAGTGAACGTCACCCCAGCCTGGCAGATCCTCGCGTCTTACTCGCTGACCGACCCGGAAGTGCTGAAGGCGAACGACGGCAGCGAAGGCAAACACCCGATGGGGATTTCCCGCAATCTGGCTAAGCTCTGGAGCCAGTACGCGTTCAGCGGCCCGCTGGATGGTTTCTCGCTCGGCGGCGGCGTGCGCTATGTCGGCCCAAGCTATGCGACAACCGACAACTCGCTGCAGGTGCCGGGTGCCACGGTGTATGACGCTCGTATTGGCTGGCAGTATCGCCAGTGGCAGGTCGCCCTTAACGCCGCCAACCTGACGAACAAAACCTACCTCGCTGCCTGTCAGAACAACGGCTGTGAGTACGCGGTTAAGCGTCAGTACGTGGCAACGTTAAGTTACCAGTGGTAA
- a CDS encoding cyclic peptide export ABC transporter, with the protein MSLLMMLFRLVGGWLVLAAFASVVSGLSNASLLAVINHSLTLPPGGLADVALKFVLLAALMLGTRVLAETLFMWLGQKVKATLRKDVVDHVSETAWAQLEKTGMAKAVSILTQDLDTLVVFFVSLPGLLIYGAAIVGCLIYLGTLSWQVLLLALLVLGLGAMGYRAAHGKALGLLRSSRQREDTLIAQCKKLFDGGREFRLNPPRRRHFVDGPLSENIEAVRIERTRGYVFYGLAKSWGSVLFFAFIGVVLYWLRESLALSSAVMTGYTMIFLYMIVPVEGVLSALPTVTSARIALQRIAQLKTDLPQEKLLPLKSLPRFDSLELADIRYEYQGEEGERFTLGPLNLRFAQGELVFLVGGNGSGKTTLANLLVGLYPPDSGELRLNGRLITPEQREIYRQHFAVVFNDFFLFDDVDNVHERTADQVNKLLHLLKLDHKVAFREGRFSTTALSQGQRKRLALLQAWLENRPFYLFDEWAADQDPGFKEVFYKVLLPLLKAEGKTVLAITHDDRYFPLADRLIKLESGQVVADSVLRPLSA; encoded by the coding sequence ATGTCTCTGTTAATGATGCTGTTCCGCCTGGTGGGCGGCTGGCTGGTGCTGGCGGCGTTTGCCAGCGTGGTCAGCGGGCTAAGCAACGCCTCGCTGCTGGCGGTGATCAACCATAGCCTGACGCTGCCGCCCGGCGGGCTGGCCGACGTGGCGCTGAAGTTTGTGCTGCTGGCCGCGTTAATGTTGGGCACCCGCGTGCTCGCCGAAACGCTGTTTATGTGGCTCGGGCAAAAAGTGAAGGCCACTTTGCGCAAAGACGTGGTTGATCACGTTAGCGAAACCGCGTGGGCGCAGCTGGAGAAAACCGGCATGGCGAAAGCGGTGTCCATTCTGACCCAGGATCTCGACACGCTGGTGGTCTTTTTCGTCAGCCTGCCGGGGCTGCTTATCTACGGGGCGGCGATTGTCGGCTGCCTGATTTACCTCGGCACGCTGTCGTGGCAGGTCCTGCTGCTGGCGCTGTTGGTGCTTGGCCTGGGGGCGATGGGCTACCGCGCCGCCCACGGCAAAGCGCTGGGGCTGCTGCGCAGTTCGCGGCAGCGGGAAGATACGCTGATCGCCCAGTGTAAAAAACTGTTCGATGGCGGGCGCGAGTTTCGCCTGAATCCGCCGCGCAGACGACATTTTGTCGACGGGCCGCTGAGCGAGAACATTGAGGCGGTTCGCATCGAACGCACTCGCGGGTATGTGTTTTACGGCCTGGCGAAGAGCTGGGGCAGCGTGCTGTTCTTCGCGTTTATCGGCGTGGTGCTCTACTGGCTGCGGGAGTCGCTGGCGCTTAGCTCGGCGGTAATGACCGGCTACACGATGATTTTTCTGTACATGATTGTTCCGGTGGAAGGCGTTTTGTCGGCGCTGCCGACGGTGACCAGCGCCCGCATCGCGCTCCAGCGAATCGCCCAGCTTAAAACCGATCTGCCACAGGAAAAGCTGCTGCCGCTGAAAAGCCTGCCGCGTTTTGACAGCCTTGAGCTGGCCGATATTCGCTACGAGTATCAGGGCGAAGAGGGGGAACGTTTTACCCTCGGGCCGCTTAATCTTCGTTTCGCCCAGGGCGAGCTTGTCTTTCTGGTGGGCGGCAACGGCAGCGGGAAAACCACGCTGGCTAATCTGCTGGTCGGCCTTTACCCGCCGGACAGCGGCGAACTTCGGCTTAACGGCAGGCTGATAACGCCCGAGCAGCGTGAGATCTACCGCCAGCACTTCGCCGTGGTGTTCAATGATTTCTTCCTGTTTGATGACGTGGATAACGTCCACGAGCGCACCGCGGATCAGGTGAACAAGCTGCTGCATCTGCTGAAGCTCGACCACAAAGTGGCCTTCCGGGAGGGGCGCTTCTCAACCACCGCGCTTTCTCAGGGGCAGCGTAAACGCCTCGCGCTGCTGCAGGCGTGGCTGGAGAACCGGCCTTTTTATCTGTTTGATGAGTGGGCGGCGGATCAGGATCCCGGCTTTAAAGAGGTGTTCTACAAAGTGCTGCTGCCGTTGCTGAAAGCGGAGGGCAAAACGGTGCTCGCCATTACCCACGATGACCGCTATTTCCCGCTGGCGGACAGGCTGATCAAGCTGGAGTCCGGGCAAGTGGTGGCAGACAGCGTACTCAGGCCGCTGTCTGCCTGA